A stretch of DNA from Arthrobacter globiformis:
CGGGAACGACGACGGCGGCGCCTCCCCAGCACGGGAGGCACCGCCGTCGGGCCTTCAGTCAGCCCAATCAGGCCAGCGCTCAAGCCGGACTTAGTTGTCCGGCTTAGTTGGCTTCGACTTCGACTGCCGCGGCAACGGCGGCCGTGACGGCCGGGGCAACGCGCGGGTCCAGCGGGCTGGGCACAATGTAGGACGCGGACAGCTTGTCATCGGCCAGTTCGGCAATGGCGCGGGCCGCGGCAACCTTCATGGCGGGGGTGATGCGGCGCGCGCCGGCGTCCAGGGCGCCGCGGAAGATGCCGGGGAACGCCAGGACGTTGTTGATCTGGTTGGGGAAGTCGCTGCGGCCGGTGGCCACAACCGCGGCGTACTTGGACGCGACCTCGGGCAGCACTTCGGGGTCCGGGTTGGACAGTGCGAACACGATGGAGCTGTGGTTCATCAGCTTCAGGTGCTCTTCGTCCAGCTTGGACGAGGAAACGCCGACGAAGACGTCCGCGCCCAGCAGGGCTTCCCCGGGGCCGCCTGAGATGCCGCGCGGGTTGCTGCGCTGCGCCATCTGGGCCTTCTTGCTGGCGGGGTCGGCGGCGATGTCGGCCCGCTCGGAGTTGATCACGCCGCGCGAATCCAGCAGCACCACGTCATCGATGCCCGCGGTGAGGAGAATTTCCGCGATCGCGATGCCTGCGGCGCCGGCACCGGAGATCACCACGCGGAGTTCCTCGAGCCCGCGGCCGGTGACCTTGGCGGCGCCGGTCAGCGCGGCGAGGACCACGACGGCGGTGCCGTGCTGGTCATCGTGCATGACGGGGCAGTCGAGGGCTTCGATGAGCTTTTCTTCCAGCTCGAAGCAGCGCGGAGCGGCGATGTCCTCGAGGTTGACGGCACCGAAACTGGGGCGCAGCCGGACGAGGGTCTCCACGATCTCATCGACGTCGGTGGTGTTGAGGACCAGCGGGATGGAGTCCAGCTCGCCGAAGGCCTTGAAGAGGGCGGACTTGCCCTCCATAACGGGCAGCGAGGCGCTGGGACCGATGTTTCCCAGGCCGAGGACGGCAGTGCCGTCGCTGACGACGGCCACGAGGCGCTGGGCCCAGGTGTGGCTCTTGGCGAGTTCCGGGTCAGCGTGGATGGCCCGGCTGACCTGGGCAACGCCCGGCGTGTAGGCGATGGAGAGGTCGCGCTTGTTGCTGAGGGGAACGGTGCTGGCGATGGAAAGCTTGCCGCCCTCGTGGGCAGCAAAAATTTCCTGGTCAGTCAGCTCTGCGGCTGCGCTGGTGTCATTCGGAGCGATAGTTTCAATGGACACGTCGTTGTCTCCTGTTGCTAGCCGTGGGCGCACGGCACAGTATGGCTCAAGCATTCGAGGCTCAAGATGGTCAGAAACGCGCTTCCGCTGACGGCCCAAGGGTGGCGGGTTCCGTCAGAAAGCCCGTGGAGCTGCTGGGTGCTGGCCACTCCGCTACTGCCATGTTAGACAGGACAAAAGCCCAGCCGGTGCCAGATCGGGCCGGTTTGACGGAATAAAGCAGATTTTGAGTCAAGTTGTGGCCCGTATCACCGTTTTTCGAGCCTTTTATGACCTGCCGGTCTAGACCAGTTACGCGGTATTCCGCGCCAGCCGCGGTGCCGGCATCAGCAACGTGCACGCCTTCTTCAGATCTTCCTCCGCCTCAAACAGGGAAAGCCGGCGGCAGCGCACCGACTGGACTAGACCGGTGACCGTTGGCAAAAGGACGCGGGCGACGGCCGCGTCGCCGCACGCGGCGGTGACGGCCCGTTCGGCCAAGGAGTCGATCTCCCGCAGCAGGCCGGTGGTGTCCCGGTCCTTGAGGTACACGCCTTGGCTGAGGCACTGCTCCACGGCAGGCTGCATGACGCGCATGTGGAAGATTTCCATGGCCACGCCGGAGAGTGCATGGATGCGGACGGTGCCCGGCCCGGTCCCCGTCTTGAGCTCGCCGAGCTGGTGCCGGTAGAGGGCCAGCATCAGATGGGTGGCGGAGGGAAAGTAGCGGTACAGGGTGCCGAGGGGAACGTTTGCCTGGGCGGCAACCTCGGAAAGGGTGACGGACTGGAGGCCCTTGCGCGCGAACGCGGCAGCCACCTCGAGGATGCGGTTATAGCGGCGCTGCTGCCGGGGAAGGGAGGGCGGGGCGGCCATGGGCGGAAGATCAGGCATAGAGTCAAGCATCATCAGTCCGGAGGTTGAGATTCCTGGTGCAGTTAGGGAGAGCCCCATTCCCGGTCCTGCCGCGATTCGCACTCCACTATACGGCACAGGTCTCCGGGTTCCCTGGGAGCCGGAGGGGTTCCCCGGAAGCCGGACGTGCCCCCGGGGTTATTGCAAGGGCCGTCCCAGTGCCCGGCTGATTTGGACCGACCAGGTCCTAGGCAACGCCCTTGATCTTCACCACGAACACGGCACCCAGCAGGCCGATGACGGCGGCGGCGACATAGAGGGAGACGTAGCCGCCCCAGAGGGTGACGAATGGCCACGCCAGCGCGGGGGCGATGACCTGGGGCAGGGAATTGGCGATGTTGATGACGCCCAGGTCCTTGCCCCTGTCGGCAGCGCTGGGAAGCACCTGGGTGATGAGGGCGAAGTCCACGGCGAGGTAGGCGCCGAATCCGATCCCCAGAACGCTGGCACCCACGATGCCGCCCACCCAGGTGGGGGCGAAGGCGAGGATCAGCGATGCCAGGGCGATGATCACCGATGATGCGATCACCAGCGGCTTGCGCTTGCCCATCCTGTCACTGAGTCTGCCGCCCACCACGCTGGTGATGATGACGAACACCGCGTAGAGGCCGGTCAGCACCAGCACGCCAAAGGCGGGTTCGAGGCCCGTGGTCTCCTTTAGGTGCACGGCATCCGCCAGGAAGAACAGCAGGTACAGGGTGACCATGTGGTTGCCGATGTTGACCAGCAGCCGGGTGATCCAGGCCCAGGCGAAGTCCGGGTGCCGCAGGGGCCTGATGAACCCGAGCAGGAAGCCGGCCCAGTTCAGCGCCTGGGCAGGCCTTGCCGGAAGCGGAGCGTCGTCGCTTTTGACCAGGTACATCACCACGCCCGCCACGAGGGCAGCCGCGCAGATGATGTAGCCCAGCACGAAGTTTCCGCTGACGACGGCGGCAATCACCGCGCCGACGAGAATCCCGGCCGTCTGCCCCATCGCCGCCAGGCCACCTACGGTGGCGCGCTGCGGGACGGGCACGCGGTCGGGAACGGCAGCGGTGATCGCGGCGTAGGCACCGTTGCAGCCAGCCTGCACGAGGCACCAGAGGACCGTCATCACTGCGACGTTCGGTGCTCCCGCCAGGCCCACCAGCGCGGCCGCGCCGAGGACGGCGCCGGCCAGCACCCACGGGACGCGCCGGCCGAACCGGGACGCCGTGCGGTCGCTGAAGGCGCCAAAGAGCGGATTGGCGACCAGGGACACCGCTGCGCCGGCACCGGTGACGAGGGCGAGGATGGCTTCCTTCTGCCCGGGGTCGAAATGTTCCGCCTGCTGTCCGAGGAGCACCTGGATAGGGCCGAAAAATGCCGCGTTGATGCCGAGGTTGACCAGCACGACGCCCGTGACCCACAGGGACCTGGCCCGCTCCGTCGGTTCAGCGAGCGCGGCGGATGACCGGGTGCCCACCAGGCCGGGGTCTGGTACCGCACCGGGTATGTCTGACAGGCTCATGGTGGTCTCCCCCTGGAACATCGTGATGATGGAATCAGACTATCCGCAGGACGTGTAAAAGTTCGTTCGTTGCGGCGATAGAATGCCCTTCCTGCCTACCTCTTGCCACTGGGGTATTGCACGCAGGGACACCTATCATTCGTTCCATGGGGGAATGCACTTTGTCGCCAAAAAACCTCGGCCATCGCGCCCTGCTCAAATCCGCCTCTGTAGCACTCGCCGCCGCCATAGCGCTCACGGCTTGTACCACCAACAACACACAACTGACATCAAGCTCCAGCCAGAACGCTGCAACCAACGAGGCCACCGTAAGCCGCGTTATTGATGGTGACACCTTTGTAGCAACGACCAGTGAAGGCGAGAAGACCATTCGCCTGCTCAACGTCGATACTCCGGAAACCAAGGACCCGAATGCTCCCGTAGAGTGCCTCGGACCCGAAGCTACCACCGCTCTGGAGCAGCTCCTTCCAGCCGGGTCAGTAGTCCGTCTGGAACTCGACGAAGAGCCAACCGACAAGTATGGACGCACACTCGCCGGCGTTTTCAATTTGTCAGGAACTTTGATCAACGCGGAGGTCGCCCGTCTGGGCATGGGTGTTCCGATGCTAATTGAACCGAACCGAAAGTTTTATCCCGCGGTTCAGGAAGCATTCGAAGAGGCCCGGACTCGGGCTGTTGGACTCAACTCTACGGAGCCTCCGTGTCTGCCTGCCCAACAGGTTGAGAAAGCGGTCGCCGCAGTGGAGGCGATCACTGCAGTTCCGCTCTCAGAATCGACGTCAGCACTCGATAAATCAAATGCGGGGCTTGTAACCGCCCTTGCGACGATCGCAGCGCTGAAGGCGGCCTCAGAAGCGCAGGGCAAGGTCCATTGGGCTGCCTACCAGCCAGCCAAGCTGGCTCAGCTCGTTTCACGGCTGACCACTTCAGCCTCAGCGGCGACGGCCCGGCAAGCAGCAATCAAGGGTAAGAAGAAAAGCCTCGCCGATGCAGCAGCGAATGCGGCCCGGGCGAAGGCTGAAGCCGCAGCAAAGGCGGCAGCTGCGAAAGTGGCGGCTGAAGCGGCCGCAGCTGCCAAGGCCAAGGCTGCGGCCGCGGCCGCCGCCGCCGCAGAGGCCGAGCGGATCAGGAACCTTCCTTCTGTCTATGTTCCGCCGGCTCCGCCTGTCTACGTGCCGCCGGCAGCTCCGGCACCAGTCACCGACCCTTACCCTGGCTATACTGGCCCGCGCTGCTACGCGCCCGGCGGTAAGACGTGGAGGCCTTGCGGATAATTAAACTGGCATGGCCACCACCACCCCGAGGAGAACCAATGACCGCTTCGCCTGCCAACGCCGCCGTCAACACCGCAGACCTCTACGATGAGCGCGGCGACGAACTGGACTCCATCTCCCTGCAGTTCCAGTCCCTGGGCGGCCACACGCATTTCAGCGGCCCTGTCCGGACCGTGCGCTGCCTGGAGGACAACGCCCTCGTCAAGGCTGTCCTCGCCACCCCCGGCAACGGAGCCGTGCTCGTCGTCGACGGTGCCGGCTCCCTGCGGACCGCCCTGATGGGGGACATGATTGCGGCGAGCGCCGTGGCAAACGGCTGGGCCGGCGTCGTTATCAACGGTGCCATCCGCGACCGCGGGGCCATCGCGGAACTGCCGCTCGGTGTCAAGGCGCTCGGCAGCAATCCGCGCAAGAGCGCCAAGGCCGGGGCGGGAGAAACAGACGTGGACCTGCTGATCGACGGCGTGACCATCCGCACCGGTGCCACGATCTGGTGCGACCCGGACGGCATCCTCATCGAACGCTGAGCCGCAGAAGAATTTCGGCTGCTCCGGGGAACAAAGCAGGAAGTAACATAGTTACTGAAAGCAACTATCAAATGCGATCCCCCTTTCTCTGACCCTGGAGCAGCCATGTCCAAAACCACCGCCGGACCCGCGCCCGGAGAGGCCCTGACGCAGCGGCAGACCATCACCGTCATGGTGGGGCTGATGCTCGGCATGTTCCTGTCCTCGCTGGACCAGACCATCGTGTCGACGTCCATCTACACCATCGCCAATGACCTGGACGGGCTCTCGCTCCAGGCGTGGGCGACCACCGCGTACCTCATCACGTCCACGGTCACCACGCCGCTGTACGGAAAGCTCAGCGACATCTTCGGCCGCCGCCCGCTCTACCTCGCAGCGATCATCATCTTCCTCGCCGGCTCGCTGTATGCCGGGTCCGTGCACTCGATGACCGAACTGGCAATCGCCCGCGGCATCCAGGGCATGGGCGCTGGCGGCCTGCTGGCTCTGGCGCTGACCATCATCGGCGACATCGTCCCGCTCAAGGACCGGGCCAAGTTCCAGGGCTACTTCATGTCCGTGTTCGGCATCTCCTCGGTCCTCGGCCCGGTGGTGGGCGGCGCCTTTGCCGGTTCGGAGAGCATCCTCGGCTTCGACGGGTGGCGCTGGGTCTTCTTCATCAACCTGCCCATCGGCCTGGCCGCGCTGGCCGTGGTGTTCCTCTACCTCCACCTGCCCGCCAAGCACGTCAAGCAGCGGATCGACTACTGGGGCGCCGCAGCCATCACCCTGGCGATCGTGCCGCTGCTGCTCGTCGCCGAACAGGGCCGCAGCTGGGGCTGGACCTCGGCCAGCTCCGTCATCTGCTACGGCCTGGGCATCGTCGGCATCGTTGCGTTCCTGCTGGCCGAACGGCGTGCCGGGGACTACGCGCTGATCCCGCTGCGCCTCTTCCGGAATGTCACGTTCGGGCTGTCCTCGCTGCTGAACTTCATCATCGGCATCGGCATGTTCGGTGCCATCGCCATGCTTCCCATGTACCTGCAGCTGGTCAAGGGCCTGACTCCCACCGAAGCCGGCCTGATGATGATCACCTTCACGATCGGCATCCTGACCGGCTCCATCACCGCCGGACGGACCATCTCATCGTCGGGCACCTTCCGGATTTTCCCGATCCTCGGCACCGCCATCCTGACCACGGCCGCCATCATCATGGGTCTGTCGCTGGGCGCTGACACCGAGCTCTGGGTCCCCGGGCTGATTGCGGTCTTCTTCGGCCTGGGCCTGGGCTTCTGCATGCAGCCGCTCACCCTCGCGATGCAGGTCTCGGTGCCCGCGAAGGACATGGGCGTGGGCACCTCCACCGCCGCCTTCTTCCGTTCCATGGGCGGCGCGGTGGGCACAGCGGTGTTCATTTCCATGCTGTTCAGCATGGCCGCGGACAAGATCGCCAACGGCATGAAGGACGCCATGCAGAACGCCGACTACGTGAAGGTCCTCCAGGACCCCGCCGTCGCCGCCGACCCCGCCAACGCCAAGCTCTACGACTTCTTCAAGAACGGCGCCAGCAACGACTCCCTCAATGACACCAGCTGGCTGCACACCGCGAACCCGGTGCTTACCCGGCCCATCACGGAGGGCTTTGCCCAGTCGATCGACGCGGTCATGCTCACCGCTGCCGTCCTCACCGGCATCGCCTTCCTCATCAGCTTCGCGCTGCCGAAGACGAAACTGACGGACCCCAAGGCAGCGATGAAAGAGCCCGCGGCCGCCCACTAGGCACCGCTTAGGGTACGTCTGCAGCTGCGTTACGGCGGGCACCTTCCGGGGTGCCTGCCGTTTCGTTTTCCGCGGAAATCCGCCGTAAACGGCACCAAACGGACGACGACGGCGGGACCGGCCGCCGTCGTCGTCCTCCGTCGCGGAGTGGATCAGCGGGCGGTGACGTGG
This window harbors:
- a CDS encoding NAD(P)-dependent malic enzyme; its protein translation is MSIETIAPNDTSAAAELTDQEIFAAHEGGKLSIASTVPLSNKRDLSIAYTPGVAQVSRAIHADPELAKSHTWAQRLVAVVSDGTAVLGLGNIGPSASLPVMEGKSALFKAFGELDSIPLVLNTTDVDEIVETLVRLRPSFGAVNLEDIAAPRCFELEEKLIEALDCPVMHDDQHGTAVVVLAALTGAAKVTGRGLEELRVVISGAGAAGIAIAEILLTAGIDDVVLLDSRGVINSERADIAADPASKKAQMAQRSNPRGISGGPGEALLGADVFVGVSSSKLDEEHLKLMNHSSIVFALSNPDPEVLPEVASKYAAVVATGRSDFPNQINNVLAFPGIFRGALDAGARRITPAMKVAAARAIAELADDKLSASYIVPSPLDPRVAPAVTAAVAAAVEVEAN
- a CDS encoding TetR/AcrR family transcriptional regulator produces the protein MPDLPPMAAPPSLPRQQRRYNRILEVAAAFARKGLQSVTLSEVAAQANVPLGTLYRYFPSATHLMLALYRHQLGELKTGTGPGTVRIHALSGVAMEIFHMRVMQPAVEQCLSQGVYLKDRDTTGLLREIDSLAERAVTAACGDAAVARVLLPTVTGLVQSVRCRRLSLFEAEEDLKKACTLLMPAPRLARNTA
- a CDS encoding MFS transporter, coding for MSLSDIPGAVPDPGLVGTRSSAALAEPTERARSLWVTGVVLVNLGINAAFFGPIQVLLGQQAEHFDPGQKEAILALVTGAGAAVSLVANPLFGAFSDRTASRFGRRVPWVLAGAVLGAAALVGLAGAPNVAVMTVLWCLVQAGCNGAYAAITAAVPDRVPVPQRATVGGLAAMGQTAGILVGAVIAAVVSGNFVLGYIICAAALVAGVVMYLVKSDDAPLPARPAQALNWAGFLLGFIRPLRHPDFAWAWITRLLVNIGNHMVTLYLLFFLADAVHLKETTGLEPAFGVLVLTGLYAVFVIITSVVGGRLSDRMGKRKPLVIASSVIIALASLILAFAPTWVGGIVGASVLGIGFGAYLAVDFALITQVLPSAADRGKDLGVINIANSLPQVIAPALAWPFVTLWGGYVSLYVAAAVIGLLGAVFVVKIKGVA
- a CDS encoding thermonuclease family protein; this encodes MGECTLSPKNLGHRALLKSASVALAAAIALTACTTNNTQLTSSSSQNAATNEATVSRVIDGDTFVATTSEGEKTIRLLNVDTPETKDPNAPVECLGPEATTALEQLLPAGSVVRLELDEEPTDKYGRTLAGVFNLSGTLINAEVARLGMGVPMLIEPNRKFYPAVQEAFEEARTRAVGLNSTEPPCLPAQQVEKAVAAVEAITAVPLSESTSALDKSNAGLVTALATIAALKAASEAQGKVHWAAYQPAKLAQLVSRLTTSASAATARQAAIKGKKKSLADAAANAARAKAEAAAKAAAAKVAAEAAAAAKAKAAAAAAAAAEAERIRNLPSVYVPPAPPVYVPPAAPAPVTDPYPGYTGPRCYAPGGKTWRPCG
- the rraA gene encoding ribonuclease E activity regulator RraA, whose translation is MTASPANAAVNTADLYDERGDELDSISLQFQSLGGHTHFSGPVRTVRCLEDNALVKAVLATPGNGAVLVVDGAGSLRTALMGDMIAASAVANGWAGVVINGAIRDRGAIAELPLGVKALGSNPRKSAKAGAGETDVDLLIDGVTIRTGATIWCDPDGILIER
- a CDS encoding MDR family MFS transporter — encoded protein: MSKTTAGPAPGEALTQRQTITVMVGLMLGMFLSSLDQTIVSTSIYTIANDLDGLSLQAWATTAYLITSTVTTPLYGKLSDIFGRRPLYLAAIIIFLAGSLYAGSVHSMTELAIARGIQGMGAGGLLALALTIIGDIVPLKDRAKFQGYFMSVFGISSVLGPVVGGAFAGSESILGFDGWRWVFFINLPIGLAALAVVFLYLHLPAKHVKQRIDYWGAAAITLAIVPLLLVAEQGRSWGWTSASSVICYGLGIVGIVAFLLAERRAGDYALIPLRLFRNVTFGLSSLLNFIIGIGMFGAIAMLPMYLQLVKGLTPTEAGLMMITFTIGILTGSITAGRTISSSGTFRIFPILGTAILTTAAIIMGLSLGADTELWVPGLIAVFFGLGLGFCMQPLTLAMQVSVPAKDMGVGTSTAAFFRSMGGAVGTAVFISMLFSMAADKIANGMKDAMQNADYVKVLQDPAVAADPANAKLYDFFKNGASNDSLNDTSWLHTANPVLTRPITEGFAQSIDAVMLTAAVLTGIAFLISFALPKTKLTDPKAAMKEPAAAH